CGGATCAAACCCAATAGGGAACGTCAACCCGTAGCGGCGGACAAACGCCTGACACGCCTGTCGGCTGCCCATCATTCCGATTCCGACGATCTTGACGCCGGTCTGCTTCGTCCGTTGGTACGCACGCTCCCACCCGGGGGCGTCACCTTGACACATCGTTCACCACGGCGCCCAGAACAGCAGGACGACAGGCGACCCCTTCAAGTCGGCCAGCCTAAGGGTCTTGCCGTCGAGCAGGGTCAGGGTAAACGCCGGTGCCACGATTCTGTGGACCTGTCCGGACGACGGGCCGACGAAGCTGACAGCGAGAAGCACCAGGAGGACGCCGAGCCGGGCTCCTCGCAACGTCGGCGCTGTTGAACCTGCAACATCAGGGCCTTGGCCCTTAGAAGTATTCCCACCGCGACCGCCGGCCCATGCCCCGCCTCTCCGCATCGGTTGTCCCCCCTCGTTAAGCCGCTCTATGGCTTCGTTAGTGACCGCAGGTCAACAATAGAGACAGGCGAGGTTGCGACTCCGCGCAACGCATCGCTCACCACGAACAGAAGTTCCGGCTGAGCCACGGGCGCGGGCGGTGCCCC
This region of bacterium genomic DNA includes:
- a CDS encoding redoxin domain-containing protein, encoding MLLAVSFVGPSSGQVHRIVAPAFTLTLLDGKTLRLADLKGSPVVLLFWAPW
- a CDS encoding TlpA disulfide reductase family protein; protein product: MCQGDAPGWERAYQRTKQTGVKIVGIGMMGSRQACQAFVRRYGLTFPIGFDPNGDVARLYDFSYQPYWAVIARDGTLVRAGFLANGADLDSTIRALAGR